One genomic region from Pseudomonas hormoni encodes:
- a CDS encoding Lnb N-terminal periplasmic domain-containing protein translates to MLKRLAWLALCVCAPLSAAPHIDNQRLQQLANDPFWISLGHYETAKLGGWRSYVSDRKFFLAPDGNEHPDRELAATVQALYAPATAGEQHAQCVYPARTRWLKAQLNLTDLPPLDCAEFKQWFKDVSPHSAVMIFPAAYLNSPSSMFGHTLLRIDQAGVQSDKTALLSYAINFGAYIEGSDNSILYAWKGLMGGYPGLFALVPYQEKLSEYRSLENRDLWEYRLNLTQQETERMVEHVWELKQIQFDYFFFDENCSYRLLELLQVARPSLRLTEQFPLTAIPTDTVKAVKEAGLVESIQYRPSRERELLSRAEPLTDEEQQWVLKVSADQKQLQEPAFKVLPRARQALIIDAAYRLERYRANGQERDPQRAQRSFELLRAINQNPPPELDIPQPGLPEDGHESRTWQAGIGTRGDKAFGEYGLRMAYHDLNDNSESFPLGAQIEILQMKLRQYEGNQWQLQQLDLATIRSLTPRNELLQPLSWQVTGGLERVPGKHDDETLVSHVNGGGGGTWQLSEDMLGFALGTVRVEHNNDFAGFIAPAAGFNSGVLWKNPLGNFSLEAKGDFFTNGEVRRSVSLNQQWELSRNLGLRLSAQREFSHLASPENEVMLEVKWYHY, encoded by the coding sequence ATGCTCAAACGCCTTGCCTGGTTGGCGCTCTGTGTCTGCGCCCCGCTGTCCGCCGCGCCACACATCGACAATCAACGTTTGCAGCAACTGGCCAATGACCCCTTCTGGATTTCCCTCGGTCATTACGAAACCGCCAAGCTGGGCGGCTGGCGCAGCTATGTCAGCGACAGGAAGTTCTTTCTGGCGCCCGACGGCAATGAACATCCCGACCGTGAACTGGCCGCCACCGTGCAAGCGCTGTACGCCCCGGCCACTGCCGGTGAGCAACACGCACAATGCGTCTACCCGGCGCGTACTCGTTGGCTGAAAGCACAACTCAATCTGACCGATCTGCCACCCCTGGACTGCGCCGAGTTCAAGCAATGGTTCAAGGATGTCTCACCCCACAGCGCGGTGATGATTTTCCCGGCGGCGTATCTGAACAGCCCGTCATCGATGTTCGGCCACACCCTGCTGCGCATCGATCAGGCGGGTGTGCAGAGCGACAAGACGGCGCTGCTCAGCTACGCGATCAACTTCGGCGCCTACATCGAAGGCTCGGACAACAGCATCCTGTACGCCTGGAAAGGCTTGATGGGCGGCTATCCGGGCCTGTTCGCGCTCGTGCCGTATCAGGAGAAACTCTCGGAATATCGCAGCCTCGAGAACCGTGACCTGTGGGAATACCGACTGAACCTGACGCAGCAAGAAACCGAACGCATGGTCGAGCATGTCTGGGAGCTCAAGCAGATCCAGTTCGACTATTTCTTCTTCGACGAAAACTGCTCCTATCGCCTGCTGGAGCTCTTGCAGGTAGCGCGCCCGAGCCTGCGACTGACCGAACAATTCCCGTTGACCGCAATTCCAACCGACACCGTCAAAGCCGTGAAAGAAGCAGGCCTGGTGGAATCCATTCAATACCGTCCGTCTCGCGAGCGTGAGCTGCTGAGCCGCGCCGAGCCGCTGACTGATGAAGAACAGCAGTGGGTGCTGAAAGTCAGCGCCGACCAGAAACAATTGCAGGAACCTGCGTTCAAGGTGCTACCACGCGCGCGCCAGGCGCTGATCATCGACGCGGCTTACCGACTCGAACGCTACCGTGCCAACGGCCAGGAGCGCGACCCGCAACGGGCGCAACGCAGTTTCGAATTGCTGCGGGCGATCAACCAGAACCCGCCCCCCGAGCTGGACATTCCGCAACCCGGCCTGCCAGAGGACGGCCATGAATCCCGCACCTGGCAGGCCGGCATCGGCACCCGGGGCGACAAGGCGTTTGGTGAATATGGCCTGCGCATGGCCTATCACGACCTCAACGACAACTCGGAAAGCTTTCCCCTCGGCGCGCAGATTGAAATCCTGCAGATGAAACTGCGCCAGTACGAAGGCAATCAATGGCAGTTGCAGCAACTGGATCTGGCGACCATTCGCTCCCTGACACCGCGCAACGAGCTGCTGCAACCGCTGTCGTGGCAAGTCACGGGAGGCCTTGAGCGGGTGCCGGGCAAACATGACGATGAAACCTTGGTCAGCCACGTCAACGGCGGTGGCGGCGGCACCTGGCAGTTGAGCGAGGACATGCTCGGTTTTGCCTTGGGCACGGTGCGCGTTGAGCACAACAATGACTTCGCCGGTTTCATCGCGCCGGCGGCAGGTTTCAACAGCGGCGTGCTGTGGAAGAACCCGCTGGGCAATTTCAGCCTTGAAGCCAAAGGCGATTTCTTCACCAATGGCGAAGTGCGTCGTAGCGTGAGTCTGAATCAGCAGTGGGAATTGTCGCGCAACCTCGGTTTGCGCCTGAGCGCCCAGCGTGAATTCAGCCACCTCGCCTCCCCGGAAAACGAAGTGATGCTTGAGGTGAAGTGGTATCACTACTGA
- a CDS encoding GreA/GreB family elongation factor, producing the protein MSRAFVNEDNAAAQADQPVERQVSAQPNYVTPAGLAQLQAKVAEVQNLLNEQSAKGELADKQRQADLERDWRYFNQRLQSAQLVVPASSTNKVQIGAWVTFADEQGNEQRVQLVGEDQANAASGLINWGSPLGRALLGAQVGDEVVWKRPVGDLVIEVLSVEIE; encoded by the coding sequence ATGAGTCGCGCCTTCGTCAATGAAGATAACGCTGCTGCACAAGCCGATCAGCCAGTCGAACGGCAGGTCAGCGCGCAGCCCAATTACGTCACGCCTGCTGGCCTGGCGCAGCTTCAGGCGAAAGTCGCCGAGGTGCAAAACCTGCTCAATGAACAGAGTGCGAAGGGTGAACTGGCGGACAAACAGCGCCAGGCCGACCTTGAGCGCGACTGGCGGTATTTCAATCAGCGCCTGCAAAGCGCTCAGTTAGTCGTACCGGCCTCCTCGACCAACAAAGTGCAGATCGGCGCCTGGGTAACCTTTGCCGATGAACAGGGCAACGAACAACGCGTGCAGTTGGTGGGCGAGGATCAGGCGAATGCCGCGAGCGGGCTGATCAATTGGGGCTCGCCGCTGGGGCGGGCATTGCTGGGCGCACAGGTGGGCGATGAAGTGGTGTGGAAGCGGCCGGTGGGGGATTTGGTGATCGAGGTTCTGAGCGTAGAGATCGAGTGA
- the ettA gene encoding energy-dependent translational throttle protein EttA — protein sequence MAQYVFTMHRLGKVVPPKREILKNISLSFFPGAKIGVLGLNGSGKSTLLKIMAGVDTEFEGEARPMPELNIGYLPQEPILDPTKTVREVVEEAVSVIKNAQARLDEVYAAYADEDADFDKLAAEQAKLEAILQASDGHNLDRQLEVAADALRLPAWDAKVEFLSGGEKRRVALCRLLLSAPDMLLLDEPTNHLDADSVAWLEHFLHDFPGTVVAITHDRYFLDNVAGWILELDRGAGIPYEGNYSGWLEAKSDRLAAESKSQSAHEKAMKEELEWVRKGAKARQSKSKARLQRFEEMQSQEFQKRSETNEIYIPAGPRLGDKVIEFKNVSKGYGDRVLIDNLSFSMPKGAIVGVIGGNGAGKSTLFRMLMGKEQPDSGSIEVGETVQLACVDQSREDLDGSKTVFQQISDGSDQIRIGNYEIPSRTYVGRFNFKGGDQQKFVKDLSGGERGRLHLALTLKEGGNVLLLDEPSNDLDVETLRSLEEALLDFPGAAIVISHDRWFLDRVATHILAYEDDSQAVFFEGNYSEYEADRKKRLGEAAAQPHRVRHKKLA from the coding sequence ATGGCTCAATACGTCTTCACCATGCATCGGCTGGGCAAAGTTGTTCCGCCGAAGCGGGAAATCCTGAAAAACATTTCGCTGTCCTTTTTCCCAGGCGCCAAGATCGGCGTGCTCGGCCTTAACGGTTCGGGTAAATCCACGCTGCTGAAAATCATGGCTGGCGTCGACACCGAGTTCGAGGGCGAAGCCCGTCCGATGCCGGAGCTGAACATCGGCTACCTGCCGCAAGAGCCGATCCTGGACCCGACCAAAACCGTGCGTGAAGTGGTCGAGGAAGCGGTCAGCGTGATCAAGAACGCCCAGGCGCGCCTGGACGAGGTCTACGCGGCTTACGCTGATGAAGATGCCGACTTCGACAAACTGGCCGCCGAACAGGCCAAGCTCGAAGCCATCCTGCAAGCCAGCGACGGTCACAACCTGGATCGTCAACTGGAAGTTGCCGCCGATGCGCTGCGTCTGCCGGCCTGGGACGCCAAGGTCGAATTCCTCTCCGGTGGTGAAAAGCGTCGTGTGGCCCTTTGCCGCCTGCTGCTGTCCGCCCCCGACATGCTGCTGCTCGACGAACCGACCAACCACCTGGACGCCGACTCCGTCGCCTGGCTGGAGCATTTCCTCCACGACTTCCCGGGCACTGTTGTTGCGATCACGCACGACCGTTACTTCCTGGACAACGTCGCTGGCTGGATCCTTGAGCTCGACCGCGGCGCCGGTATCCCTTACGAGGGCAACTACTCCGGTTGGCTCGAAGCCAAGTCCGACCGTCTGGCGGCTGAATCCAAGTCGCAGTCGGCTCACGAAAAAGCCATGAAGGAAGAACTGGAGTGGGTGCGCAAAGGCGCCAAGGCCCGCCAGTCGAAATCCAAGGCTCGTCTGCAACGCTTCGAAGAAATGCAATCGCAGGAATTCCAGAAGCGTTCGGAAACCAACGAGATCTACATCCCGGCCGGTCCACGCCTGGGCGACAAGGTCATCGAGTTCAAGAACGTTTCCAAGGGCTACGGCGATCGCGTGTTGATCGACAACCTGTCGTTCTCTATGCCTAAAGGCGCCATCGTTGGCGTGATCGGCGGTAACGGCGCGGGTAAATCCACCCTGTTCCGCATGCTGATGGGCAAGGAACAACCGGATTCGGGCAGCATCGAAGTCGGGGAAACCGTGCAACTGGCCTGTGTCGATCAGAGCCGTGAAGATCTGGATGGCAGCAAGACCGTGTTCCAGCAAATCTCCGACGGTTCGGATCAGATCCGCATCGGCAACTACGAGATTCCGTCGCGTACCTACGTCGGTCGCTTCAACTTCAAGGGCGGCGATCAGCAGAAGTTCGTCAAGGACCTGTCCGGTGGTGAGCGCGGTCGCTTGCACCTGGCCCTGACCCTGAAGGAGGGCGGTAACGTCCTGCTGCTCGACGAACCGTCCAACGACCTCGACGTTGAAACCCTGCGTTCCCTGGAAGAAGCCCTGCTGGACTTCCCGGGCGCCGCCATTGTGATCTCTCACGATCGGTGGTTCCTTGACCGCGTCGCGACCCACATCCTGGCGTACGAAGACGACTCGCAAGCGGTGTTCTTCGAAGGCAACTACTCCGAGTACGAAGCCGATCGTAAAAAACGCCTCGGCGAAGCGGCTGCCCAGCCCCATCGGGTACGGCACAAGAAACTGGCCTGA
- a CDS encoding sensor domain-containing protein, translating to MSNVTPPLIPRAPTVAPGSPLRGTLKGALAALVLLLLALLFWQLLDQLHETQKNQRQYTIDYTADLAAQVSLNMSLNAQIALNLLPIVEQPQSADEQQELLRKLQKSLPDLLSLALLSPSGKILSDSAADSEDADYLAELVRHSRAQAHYFSNADNGSMVHLLLHQASGSTRGYWALRLKPTFFSSLTQQNETGIRPMWLVENRFNHQVISRDESLPLAKPSELTEDDVANSVLTVPLSSSDWQLRGLFDRKRVIEELLPAFIGKCLLGLALSLLPLIALLNMRRRQRQVTEGRRRYQDIFEGTGVALCVLDVSGLKHAFDKARLHSSEQLRGWLESAEQRHQLLQELRITEVNQVALQLLNVNTCEQAWKLLIEGNPLDGTAIGNQVLDAVLNQQKQLELEIKLPDANGRDQHLWLVLRLPENQDDYKAVILSISDITSRKLIELSLLEREGFWSDVVRTVPDHLYVQDVISQRMIFSNHHLGQTLGYDRTELHQMGEYFWEILLHPEDADYYHRSRQTQRHAGYTQLLQCQLRFRHRDGNWRRFDIREQALARDKHEQVTRIIGVAKDITEQIEASESLRDSEQRYRMLAESISDVIFSTDSKLSLNYVSPSVQAVLGYDADWIFQNGWQTTIANPQQLSGIYGLMDRVSKALDKPEQLALLRNQVQTQLFLFDCLRADGRKIPIELRLVLVWDEHGAFEGVLGVGRDISQQRRAEKDLRMAATVFEHSTSAILITDPAGYIVQANEAFSRVSGYAVEQVLDQLPNMLTVDEQQEAHLRYVLKQLNQHSTWEGEVWLKRRNGEHYPAWVGITAVLDDEGDLASYVCFFSDISERKASEQRIHRLAYYDALTHLPNRTLFQDRLHTALQSAERQKSWVVLMFLDLDRFKPINDSLGHAAGDRMLKEMATRLLGCVDDDDTVARMGGDEFTLLLQPRINREIALNRAIHVAEQILASLVKPFVLEGREFFVTASIGIALSPQDGNELSQLMKNADTAMYHAKERGKNNFQFYQADMNASALERLELESDLRHALEQNEFVLYYQPQFSGDGKRLTGAEALLRWRHPRRGLVPPGDFIPVLEELGLVVDVGDWVISEACRQLKTWHQAKVRVPKVSVNISARQFSDGQLGTRIATILKETGLPPACLELELTESILMREVSEAMQILAGLKNLGLSIAVDDFGTGYSSLNYLKQFPIDVLKIDRTFVDGLPSGEQDAQIARAIIAMAHSLNLAVIAEGVETHEQLDFLREHGCDEVQGYLFGRPMPAGRFEAQFSNDALFMFD from the coding sequence TTGTCCAATGTCACTCCGCCCCTGATCCCCCGTGCGCCGACTGTTGCGCCTGGCTCCCCCCTGCGCGGAACCTTGAAGGGTGCGTTGGCGGCACTCGTGCTGTTGCTGCTCGCCCTGCTGTTCTGGCAACTGCTGGATCAACTGCATGAAACCCAGAAAAACCAGCGCCAGTACACCATCGACTACACCGCCGATCTGGCTGCGCAAGTCAGCCTGAACATGTCGCTCAACGCGCAGATCGCCCTCAACCTGCTACCGATCGTCGAACAGCCACAAAGCGCCGACGAACAGCAGGAGCTGCTTCGCAAGCTGCAAAAATCCTTGCCCGACCTGCTCAGCCTCGCGTTGTTGAGTCCCTCCGGCAAAATCCTCAGTGACAGCGCCGCCGACAGCGAAGACGCTGACTACCTCGCCGAGCTGGTTCGTCACAGCCGTGCCCAGGCCCACTATTTCAGCAACGCCGATAACGGTTCGATGGTGCACTTGCTGCTGCATCAGGCCAGCGGCAGCACTCGTGGCTACTGGGCCCTGCGTTTGAAGCCGACCTTTTTCTCGTCACTGACCCAACAGAACGAAACCGGTATCCGCCCAATGTGGCTGGTGGAAAACCGCTTCAATCACCAGGTCATCAGCCGCGATGAATCGCTGCCCTTGGCCAAGCCGAGCGAACTGACCGAAGACGATGTGGCCAACAGCGTGCTGACGGTTCCCCTGAGCAGCAGCGACTGGCAATTGCGCGGTTTGTTCGACCGTAAACGCGTGATTGAAGAACTGTTGCCGGCGTTCATCGGCAAGTGCCTGTTGGGGCTGGCGCTCTCCCTGCTGCCGCTGATTGCTTTGCTGAACATGCGCCGCCGTCAGCGCCAGGTGACTGAAGGTCGTCGACGCTACCAGGATATTTTCGAAGGCACCGGCGTCGCGCTGTGTGTACTTGACGTGTCGGGACTCAAGCATGCGTTCGACAAAGCCCGGTTGCACAGCAGCGAACAACTGCGTGGCTGGCTGGAATCTGCCGAACAAAGGCATCAATTGCTGCAGGAACTGCGCATCACCGAGGTCAACCAGGTTGCCCTGCAACTGCTCAACGTCAACACCTGCGAACAAGCCTGGAAACTGCTGATCGAGGGCAATCCGCTGGACGGCACCGCCATCGGCAATCAAGTGCTCGACGCGGTGCTCAACCAGCAGAAACAGCTTGAGCTGGAGATAAAACTCCCGGACGCCAATGGCCGCGACCAGCACTTGTGGCTGGTGCTGCGCCTGCCGGAAAACCAGGATGACTATAAAGCGGTGATCCTGAGCATCAGCGACATCACCAGCCGCAAACTCATCGAACTGTCGCTGCTCGAGCGTGAAGGGTTCTGGTCCGATGTGGTGCGCACGGTGCCGGATCACCTGTACGTGCAGGACGTGATCAGCCAGCGCATGATCTTCAGCAACCACCACCTGGGCCAGACGCTCGGCTACGACCGCACCGAGCTGCACCAGATGGGCGAGTACTTCTGGGAAATCCTCCTGCACCCCGAAGATGCCGACTACTACCACCGTTCGCGCCAGACCCAGCGTCACGCGGGCTACACCCAATTGCTGCAATGCCAGCTGCGCTTCCGTCACCGGGACGGTAACTGGCGGCGTTTCGACATTCGTGAGCAGGCGCTGGCGCGGGACAAGCATGAACAGGTCACGCGGATCATCGGTGTGGCCAAGGACATCACCGAGCAGATCGAAGCCAGCGAGTCCCTGCGCGACAGCGAGCAGCGTTACCGGATGCTCGCCGAAAGCATCAGCGACGTGATCTTCTCCACCGACAGCAAGCTCTCGCTCAACTATGTCAGCCCGTCGGTGCAGGCCGTGCTGGGCTACGACGCCGACTGGATCTTCCAGAACGGCTGGCAGACGACCATTGCCAATCCTCAGCAATTGTCCGGCATCTACGGCCTGATGGACCGCGTCAGCAAGGCGCTGGACAAACCCGAGCAACTGGCGCTGCTGCGCAACCAGGTGCAAACCCAGCTGTTCCTCTTCGATTGCCTGCGGGCCGACGGGCGCAAGATTCCTATCGAGTTGCGTCTGGTGCTGGTCTGGGACGAGCACGGCGCCTTCGAAGGCGTGCTCGGTGTCGGTCGCGACATTAGCCAGCAACGCCGCGCCGAGAAAGACCTGCGCATGGCGGCTACGGTATTCGAACACTCGACGTCGGCGATCCTGATCACCGACCCGGCGGGCTATATTGTCCAGGCCAACGAAGCGTTCAGTCGCGTGAGCGGCTATGCGGTGGAGCAAGTGCTCGACCAGTTGCCGAACATGCTGACCGTCGACGAGCAGCAGGAAGCGCATCTGCGCTATGTGCTCAAGCAATTGAATCAGCACAGCACCTGGGAAGGCGAAGTCTGGCTCAAGCGGCGCAATGGCGAGCATTACCCGGCGTGGGTCGGCATCACGGCGGTGCTCGACGACGAAGGCGATCTGGCCAGTTACGTGTGCTTCTTCAGCGACATCAGCGAGCGTAAGGCCAGCGAACAACGGATTCACCGCCTCGCCTATTACGATGCCCTGACCCACCTGCCCAATCGCACGCTGTTCCAGGATCGCCTGCATACCGCGCTGCAATCGGCGGAACGGCAGAAATCCTGGGTGGTGCTGATGTTCCTCGACCTGGACCGTTTCAAACCGATCAACGACTCCCTGGGCCACGCCGCCGGCGATCGCATGCTCAAGGAAATGGCCACGCGCCTGCTCGGTTGCGTCGACGATGACGACACCGTCGCGCGCATGGGGGGCGACGAATTCACCTTGCTGCTGCAACCGCGCATCAACCGGGAAATCGCTCTGAACCGGGCGATTCACGTGGCGGAGCAGATCCTCGCCAGCCTCGTGAAACCATTCGTGCTCGAAGGCCGAGAGTTTTTCGTCACCGCCAGTATCGGCATCGCCCTGAGCCCGCAGGACGGCAACGAACTCAGTCAGTTGATGAAGAACGCCGACACCGCGATGTACCACGCCAAGGAGCGCGGCAAGAACAACTTCCAGTTTTATCAGGCCGACATGAACGCCAGCGCCCTGGAGCGCCTGGAGCTGGAAAGCGACCTGCGCCATGCCCTGGAGCAAAACGAATTCGTTCTGTACTACCAGCCGCAGTTCAGTGGCGACGGCAAACGCCTGACCGGCGCCGAAGCCTTGTTGCGCTGGCGTCATCCGCGTCGCGGGCTGGTGCCGCCGGGGGACTTCATTCCCGTACTCGAAGAGCTTGGGCTGGTGGTGGATGTCGGCGACTGGGTGATCAGCGAGGCCTGCCGTCAGCTCAAGACCTGGCATCAGGCCAAGGTGCGGGTGCCGAAGGTGTCGGTGAACATCTCCGCGCGGCAGTTCTCCGATGGCCAGCTCGGCACGCGGATCGCCACCATCCTCAAGGAAACCGGCCTGCCGCCGGCGTGTCTGGAGCTGGAACTGACCGAAAGTATTTTGATGCGCGAAGTCAGCGAGGCGATGCAGATTCTCGCCGGGCTGAAAAATCTGGGGCTGAGCATTGCCGTCGATGACTTCGGCACGGGTTACTCGTCGCTGAACTACCTCAAGCAATTCCCGATCGACGTGCTGAAAATCGATCGCACCTTTGTCGACGGATTGCCGTCAGGTGAGCAGGACGCACAGATTGCCCGGGCGATCATCGCCATGGCCCACAGCCTGAACCTGGCGGTGATCGCCGAGGGCGTGGAAACCCATGAGCAGCTGGACTTCCTGCGTGAGCATGGCTGCGATGAGGTTCAGGGGTATCTGTTCGGGCGTCCGATGCCGGCGGGCCGGTTTGAAGCGCAGTTCAGTAATGATGCGCTCTTCATGTTCGACTGA
- the glyA gene encoding serine hydroxymethyltransferase, which produces MFSRDLTIAKYDADLFAAMEQEAQRQEEHIELIASENYTSPAVMEAQGSVLTNKYAEGYPGKRYYGGCEFVDIVEQLAIDRAKELFGADYANVQPHAGSQANSAVYLALLQAGDTILGMSLAHGGHLTHGASVSSSGKLYNAVQYGIDANGLIDYDEVERLAVEHKPKMIVAGFSAYSQILDFPRFREIADKVGAYLFVDMAHVAGLVAAGVYPNPVPFADVVTTTTHKTLRGPRGGLILARANADIEKKLNSAVFPGAQGGPLEHVIAAKAICFKEALQPEFKAYQQQVVKNAQAMASVFIERGFDVVSGGTENHLFLLSLIKQEISGKDADAALGKAFITVNKNSVPNDPRSPFVTSGLRFGTPAVTTRGFKEAECKELAGWICDILADLNNEAVIDAVREKVKAICKKLPVYGA; this is translated from the coding sequence ATGTTCAGCCGTGATTTGACTATTGCCAAGTACGACGCCGATCTCTTTGCCGCCATGGAGCAAGAAGCTCAGCGCCAGGAAGAGCACATTGAGCTGATCGCTTCGGAAAACTACACCAGCCCTGCGGTGATGGAAGCTCAAGGCTCGGTACTGACCAACAAGTACGCCGAAGGTTACCCGGGCAAGCGCTACTACGGTGGTTGCGAGTTCGTCGACATCGTCGAGCAACTGGCCATCGACCGCGCCAAGGAGCTGTTCGGCGCCGATTACGCCAACGTTCAGCCGCACGCCGGTTCGCAAGCCAACAGCGCCGTTTACCTGGCCTTGCTGCAAGCAGGCGACACTATCCTGGGCATGAGCCTGGCCCATGGCGGTCACTTGACCCACGGTGCCAGCGTTTCTTCCTCCGGCAAGCTGTACAACGCCGTTCAGTACGGCATCGACGCCAATGGCCTGATCGACTACGACGAAGTCGAGCGTCTGGCGGTTGAGCACAAGCCGAAAATGATCGTGGCTGGTTTCTCTGCCTACTCGCAGATCCTGGACTTCCCGCGCTTCCGCGAAATCGCTGACAAGGTGGGCGCCTACCTGTTCGTCGACATGGCCCACGTGGCCGGTCTGGTCGCCGCTGGCGTCTACCCGAACCCGGTGCCTTTCGCTGACGTCGTGACCACCACCACCCACAAGACCCTGCGCGGTCCACGTGGCGGTTTGATCCTGGCTCGCGCCAACGCCGACATCGAGAAGAAGCTGAACTCCGCGGTATTCCCGGGCGCCCAGGGTGGCCCGCTGGAGCACGTGATCGCCGCCAAGGCGATCTGCTTCAAGGAAGCGCTGCAGCCTGAGTTCAAGGCCTACCAGCAACAAGTGGTGAAAAACGCCCAGGCCATGGCCAGCGTGTTCATCGAGCGCGGTTTTGACGTGGTTTCCGGCGGTACAGAGAACCACCTGTTCCTGCTGTCGCTGATCAAGCAGGAAATCTCCGGTAAAGACGCTGACGCCGCTCTGGGCAAAGCGTTCATCACCGTGAACAAGAACTCCGTGCCAAACGACCCACGCTCCCCGTTCGTTACTTCCGGTCTGCGCTTCGGTACTCCGGCTGTAACCACTCGCGGCTTCAAGGAAGCAGAGTGCAAAGAGCTGGCCGGCTGGATCTGCGACATCCTGGCTGACCTGAACAACGAAGCGGTGATCGACGCCGTTCGTGAGAAGGTCAAGGCCATCTGCAAGAAGCTGCCGGTGTACGGCGCTTAA
- the yjiA gene encoding GTPase has product MSSPIPVTILSGFLGAGKTTLLRHLLKTEHGLKIAVIENEFSDAGIDTQLLGDEPVQVMTLSNGCVCCTIHTDLTKALYLLLERLDSGEIAFDRLVIECTGLADPAPVAQTFFIDEELRERYILDGIITLVDAAHADTHLTQTIAQAQIGFADRLLVSKRDLVDEPTFTALSERLTRINRRAPIRVVDHGKIDLAELLDVRGFNLNADLGGGVSLRPVSKAPSIDRISSLVLRTDKPLDIDKLSEFMNELLEEHGKQLLRYKGVLNILGEPRRMVFQGVLKLYGFDWDTEWADGEARESVIVFIADDLPEEKIREGFSRVAAG; this is encoded by the coding sequence TTGTCCTCTCCCATCCCTGTCACGATCCTCAGCGGCTTCCTCGGCGCCGGCAAGACCACGCTGCTGCGTCACCTGCTCAAAACCGAGCACGGCCTGAAAATCGCCGTGATCGAAAACGAATTCAGCGACGCCGGCATCGACACCCAACTGTTGGGTGATGAGCCGGTGCAAGTGATGACGCTGTCCAACGGCTGCGTCTGCTGCACCATCCACACCGACCTGACCAAGGCGCTGTACCTGTTGCTCGAGCGCCTGGACAGCGGTGAAATCGCCTTCGACCGTCTGGTGATCGAGTGCACCGGCCTGGCCGATCCGGCACCCGTGGCACAGACCTTTTTCATCGACGAAGAACTGCGCGAGCGGTACATCCTCGATGGCATCATTACCTTGGTCGACGCGGCGCACGCAGACACTCATCTGACCCAAACCATCGCCCAGGCACAGATCGGTTTCGCCGACCGCTTGCTGGTGAGCAAGCGCGATCTGGTGGACGAGCCAACCTTCACCGCGTTAAGCGAACGCCTGACCCGCATCAACCGTCGCGCGCCCATCCGCGTGGTCGACCACGGCAAGATCGACCTCGCCGAATTGCTTGACGTGCGTGGTTTCAATCTCAATGCCGACCTCGGTGGCGGCGTGAGTTTGCGCCCGGTCAGCAAGGCGCCTTCCATCGACCGCATTTCCAGCCTGGTGCTGCGCACTGACAAGCCGCTGGATATCGACAAGCTCAGCGAGTTCATGAACGAACTGCTGGAAGAGCATGGCAAGCAACTGCTGCGCTACAAAGGCGTGCTGAACATCCTTGGTGAGCCGCGGCGCATGGTGTTTCAGGGGGTTCTGAAGCTGTATGGATTCGACTGGGATACGGAGTGGGCGGACGGCGAGGCGCGTGAAAGCGTGATCGTATTTATTGCTGATGATTTGCCGGAAGAGAAGATTCGCGAAGGGTTTTCGCGGGTGGCAGCTGGTTAA
- a CDS encoding YbdD/YjiX family protein codes for MFNDLSRLGKYLGQAARLMVGMPDYDNYVEHMQTKHPDKPVMSYEMFFRERQEARYGGKGGPKCC; via the coding sequence ATGTTCAATGACCTGAGTCGCCTCGGTAAATACCTCGGTCAGGCTGCGCGCCTGATGGTCGGCATGCCCGACTACGACAACTACGTCGAGCACATGCAGACCAAACACCCGGACAAACCGGTGATGAGCTACGAGATGTTCTTCCGGGAGCGTCAGGAAGCCCGTTACGGTGGCAAGGGTGGGCCGAAGTGCTGTTGA